The window TGACCGTAAGGTACACTTTTCATGGAAGAAATAGTACCCTGAAGGATAGCAAAGGACACATTCGTCGACTTGACGGTTTCGAACAAGATCGGTTCATATGTTTTGGCACCGATGTAGGTAATTCGGATCACCGTTCCGTGCTTTTCTCCCTGTTTCATCATCGGATCCTGATCTGAACCTTGTGAGAAATCAGAAACTTGTCCAACGAACTCCTTCGTAACCGCATGCTGGGGCTTCAGGAATACATCAATCACTTTCCCGGTTTCGACGATCAAGCCTTTCTCCATAACAGCAACACGGTCACAGATCGCACGAATGACCTGCATCTCATGTGTGATGAGAAGGATCGTAATGCCAAGCTTTCGATTAATATCGAGCAGCAGCGCAAGAATGGCATTCGTTGTCTGAGGATCGAGCGCTGAGGTCGCCTCGTCGCAGAGTAGGATATCCGGATGATTGGCCAAGGCTCTTGCAATACCGACGCGCTGCTTCTGTCCGCCTGACAGCTGGCTTGGATACTTATGCGCGTGTTCCTGCAAACCGACTAAATCGAGCAGCTCCTTAATACGCGTCTGGATCGCCCCTTGCCCCATCCCAGCTAACTTCAGAGGAAAGGCGATATTTTCGGCAACGGTAGAAGAAGAGAGGAGATTGAAATGTTGGAAAATCATCCCGATTTTACGGCGTTTCGCTTGCAGCTGCCTAGAATCCAGCTTTGTCATTTCTTCTCCATCAATGTGGATGCTGCCAGAGGATGGTCGCTCCAGTAGATTTACACAACGCAGTAAGGTACTCTTCCCTGCACCGGAGTGTCCGATGATGCCGAATATTTCCCCGCGATCGATATGTAAATGGATCTGCTGGATGGCCGGTACACGTCCCGGTATATCCTCATATACTTTTTGTAAATTATCGATATGAATCAGGATGAATACCTCCTATTCCATGCAAATATTGGTGATTGTATATTTTGACCAACGGTAAATCATTTTATAAGAAATTACAAGCGGATGCAATGTCTAAAATGTGGAAAATGAAAGGTCACTTTGCATTGACGCTCCATTTATTTGCATATAAACTGAGGTTAACCGTTTCAATTTTGAAAGAGAGCGCTTAAATAACGTGAAAACAGCATTTTTTTAAGTTTTTCTATGGAGGTAACAAAATTGACAAATTTGCAACAACGCCAAAATGAGATCATGACCCAAATTGCCGCAGCGGCAATCAATCAGCCTCTTTTAGACAGCGGATTATTATTTCATCACGATATCCGAGATAATTTCTACTATGCTTCTTATTTATTTGCAGCTTCTCATGAAGAAGCTATCCCATTTGACGGGGATCGCGAACAGGCGAAGATCAAGGCTGAGGGCATCCTGCTTCATGTACTTGAACTCCAGGACCAGAATGCAGAGAGTAAAACCTACGGTCATTGGCCCTTACATCTAAGACCTACTCCACAAGAAGCACCGAAAAATACACTTCCTGTTGAACTAATGGGGAGTCTGATGGTTTATTTCTATCAGCGCTATTCAGAAATTATGAGTGTATCCCTGCGAGGCTCATTTACTTTAGCGCTGCAGCATATTTATAGAAGTAACTTTTATCGAATGCCATCTGAACATTACAACCATCATGAAGCGAAATATACAGCGGCTAAGCTTATTTTCGGACAGCTTTATGAGGATACGGCATTGCTTGAGGATGGCTGCCAAAGCTTGCGCAGTACGCTGAGCCGGGTTACTTCGATAGGTATGTCGGAGTATGGAGGGTTACCTTGGTTCTGGCACTGGATGCAGGCTTTTACGTGCGCTTGGGAGCTTATGAAGGACGCAGAAATTAAAGCCGAATTAGCTCGTTTATTGGACTACCTCTGGGAGGTTCGTTCGACGTATTATCTGGGAGGGGCATGGGTGGGCCCGCATTCGCGGATATGGCCGCATGATATGCCGAAGGACACCAATGTGCTGCACGATTATGTCCAGTTTGGCGATTTCAGATTGCCTGATCACATGCCTCGAACCGAGTATGCAGGTTTTATAGCGTATGAAGCTTCGTCAGAAGTCCAACGTAAGGCCTTACATCGTGCGGCTCCGGTGGAAGTTACTCGCAGAGTTCCCAAACAAGCAGCTCTAGCCGTTAGCGATAACGATGTGCTGCACAGTTATGTATATATCACAGAAAGCTTTGCGCTAGGCGGTATGTGGGAGCGTGTACAGGAGTTTGATAATGAACAACATCGCTGGGATGTAGCCCTTCCGTTAGATGCGGTCCAGGGTGTGAATCATTTGTATTTTTTTCACCCAGGTCTAGGCTATGCAGAAGGAGATTTACGTCATCAAAGCGAATATTCAGAAGTGCTTTTTCATCAAAATGCCTTGATCGCTTCCTATCAAATTCCAGATGGTCAGCCTGAATTCATTATGGGATGTCTGCCTGTAGGAGATTGGATAGAGGAACCGAACGGACTGTTTGGATTAAGTGGTGATGTTTACATGGCTGTTTATGTGCAGCAGTCCTTTCAAAGGGAAGCACGTGAAGATCGATCCGTTGTCACAAGCAAAGGAAGAACGAATTCGGTAGTTATCGAGTGCATCGACCAGAAAACAGCTGAAACCCTTCAGATAAGGGGTATACAGCAATTTGCGAATGTGATGAAGCAGAAACAACCGGTTTATACACTGTCGAGCGAGGACGATTTGCAAATCACCTATTCGACTTTAAAGGATGAAACGATGGTTTTATGCGGTGGCTTACATATTGATAGGAAGATCATCAGACTTGTGAATGGCGAAGCTGTTGATTTCACTACCTATACGGTCGCTTGAAATTTATAGAAAAGAGGATATGACATGCCATTATTTGATTTTCCAATAGACAAGCTAGTTACGTATGAAGGACGTAATCCCCGCCCTGAAGATTTCGATTCTTATTGGGAGCGGGCAATCGCTGAAATGAAGGCAGTCGATCCTCAAATCGAACTTCGTCCGAGTGAATTTCAAGTGCCTTACGCCGAATGTTTTGATCTCTATTTTACAGGTGTCAAAGGGGCTCGTATTTACGCCAAATATGTTCGCCCTAAACACGTGGAAGGACCTCACCCAGCCATTGTGCAATTCCACGGCTATTCCGGTAGTTCAGGTGATTGGTCAGATAAATTACCGTATGCCGCTCTAGGCTACTCGTTCTTTTCCATGGATTGCCGTGGTCAAGGCGGTTTATCGGAAGATGCGGGTGGTGTGAAGGGAACGACGCTTCGCGGACATATCGTTCGCGGCTTAGATGATCACCCTGATCAACTATTGTACCGGGATATTTTCCTTGATACCGCTCAACTCGCAGGCATTGCGATGAGCATGCCTGAGGTTGATCCCGATCGTGTTGGCGCATTGGGTGGCTCTCAAGGAGGCGGCTTGACGATCGCTTGTGCTGCATTGGAGCCTCGCATTAAGCGGTTAGCGCCAGTTTATCCATTCCTTAGCGACTATAAGCGCGTATGGGAAATGGATATGGCGAAGGATGCCTATCAGGAACTGAAGGACTTCTTCCGCCGTCACGATCCACAGCACAAACGCGAAGATGAGATATTCACAAAGCTAGGCTATATTGACATTCAGAATCTGGCAGATCGTATCCAAGGTGAGGTTCTGATGGCCGTAGGTCTAAGCGACACTGTATGCCCGCCGTCCACGCAGTTTGCTGCTTACAACAAAATCAAGTCGAAAAAGCAGTTTGAGTTATATCCGGATTTTGGTCATGAAGGTTTACCTGGCTTCACCGATAAAACCTTGCAATTTATGTTGGGCCTTTAAAATGAAATGCCTCTCACATCTTCGTGATGGAGGGGCATTTTTGTTTATCTATGCTGCTGTCGGTACTGGCTGGGCGTGCTACCTGTCATCTTTTTAAAAAGCTGGTTAAAAAACTTCATATCCTGATAGCCGACACCAGCAGCGACATCGTTGATTTTGTGAGCGTTTGTTCTTAACTGCTGACAACAGGCTTCAATTCGCGCGTGCTGTACATACTCCATGAAGGACATTCCCGTATGCTTTTTAAGCTGGCGATGAAGCTGACGCTCGCTGATGGACAATCTTGCGGCAGCTTCCGTAAGCGAGATGGGGCTGCTGCAATGCCCGCGAATATGGGCGAGAAGACTATCTAAGTCCTGAAGGCTCGCTTTGGACGCTTCCGGTGTGAAATCCATTTTGGAGCGATACATGTAAACAAGAAGCTGTGCCACACATGTTTGTAAAATCGTCATAAAGCCGCTGCGATGGGCGTTATATTCGAAATGTAATCGTTCAAAAAGAGGCTGGAATTCCCCATTGCGTTCTTTAAAAGAAAGCCAAGTAGATTGTTCGGTTGCCTGAGTGAATAGGATGTTAAATTCCTCTTTACTTCCATTCAATTGCGAGTGAAATAATTGGTTCAACCATTCCTGGGTGAAAATGCAATTGTAAACCACGAGGTTTTTTTTCTGCGCAATCGATGATGGGCGGAACACATGGGAGACGCCAACAGGAATGAAGAAGAGATCTCCTTTGGAAACGGGTAATGAGGTATTGTCGATGTAATGTGCACCACTGCCCTCGGCTACATAGCTAATTTCAATGAAATCATGCGTATGCTGCAGCATTTCAAACGATTCGTGAACTCGGTTGACGTAAAGCGGAAGTTCCGGAAGGAAAAATTGATCGCCGGGCGTTTCGATAATGCTTCGTTTAATAGTCATTTCGTTTACTCCTTTTATGTCAATTAAGACCCTAATGAATGTCAGAATTAACCCTAAAAATGAGTACGCTCTCATCATAAAATAAAGGCATCGAAGTAACAATCATTATTTTTGGTGGAGGCAGCTGAAATGAGACAAGTAGAAACCGACTGGCAAGCTCAATGGGTTTGGGGGAATGGTGAAGTTAGTCCGCGAAACGAGTGGCGGTGTTTCAGAAGAACATTCAATGTAGGCGCTACAGGTTGGGGAGCCGCAAAGATTTCCATAACGGCTGATTCGCGATACGCTTTATATGTGAATGGAACCAAAGTGGGACGAGGACCTGTTCGTTCATGGCCATTCGAGCAGTCCTATGATACTTACGAAATTGGACACTTGCTGCACAAAGGACAACCTAATGTGATAGGGGTCATGGTGCTCCATTTCGGTGTGTCCAATTTTTACTATTTGCGCGGACGCGGCGGTTTGTTAGTGCAAGTGGAGAGTGAGCATGAGGGTCATTCTGTCGTAGAGTTGGTGTCGGATGAAAGCTGGAAAACCTCGCTGCATCTTGGGTATGATAGCCGCTCTGGGCGGATGTCGTGTCAGCAAGGCTTTGCTGAGCGGATGGATGCGAGCGCTTGGCCAGCGGATTGGTATTTGCCAGATTACGATGATTCTGCATGGGGTCATGCCTCTATCGTTGGAGCTGTTGGTACAGAGCCTTGGAGCAAGCTTGTGCCAAGGGATATTCCATTCCTTACAGAGGAACTTGTGTGGCCAGTTCGTATCGAATCCCTCCACCAGGTAAAGCCCGTTGCATGGACGGCCTCGATTGATGTCCGTAATCAAATGGTGCCAGAGAGTGTGAATCATGCGAATCCAGTGGGTTTTGCTGGTTTTATGGCAACGGTAGTGAGAACCGAGAAGGCAGTAAAAGCGGTGTTAGGAATCGTTCAACCGAGCACGGTGAAGGGATGTAGTGTGAATGGAGAGTGGCTGGATGCTGAGCGTTATACGGGTGTATTGCCGGAAAGGTATGCCGA is drawn from Paenibacillus sp. V4I7 and contains these coding sequences:
- a CDS encoding methionine ABC transporter ATP-binding protein, translating into MIHIDNLQKVYEDIPGRVPAIQQIHLHIDRGEIFGIIGHSGAGKSTLLRCVNLLERPSSGSIHIDGEEMTKLDSRQLQAKRRKIGMIFQHFNLLSSSTVAENIAFPLKLAGMGQGAIQTRIKELLDLVGLQEHAHKYPSQLSGGQKQRVGIARALANHPDILLCDEATSALDPQTTNAILALLLDINRKLGITILLITHEMQVIRAICDRVAVMEKGLIVETGKVIDVFLKPQHAVTKEFVGQVSDFSQGSDQDPMMKQGEKHGTVIRITYIGAKTYEPILFETVKSTNVSFAILQGTISSMKSVPYGQLVALLTGGHQEEIDSVIAKLQQEGIDVEVLNQ
- a CDS encoding acetylxylan esterase → MPLFDFPIDKLVTYEGRNPRPEDFDSYWERAIAEMKAVDPQIELRPSEFQVPYAECFDLYFTGVKGARIYAKYVRPKHVEGPHPAIVQFHGYSGSSGDWSDKLPYAALGYSFFSMDCRGQGGLSEDAGGVKGTTLRGHIVRGLDDHPDQLLYRDIFLDTAQLAGIAMSMPEVDPDRVGALGGSQGGGLTIACAALEPRIKRLAPVYPFLSDYKRVWEMDMAKDAYQELKDFFRRHDPQHKREDEIFTKLGYIDIQNLADRIQGEVLMAVGLSDTVCPPSTQFAAYNKIKSKKQFELYPDFGHEGLPGFTDKTLQFMLGL
- a CDS encoding helix-turn-helix domain-containing protein, encoding MTIKRSIIETPGDQFFLPELPLYVNRVHESFEMLQHTHDFIEISYVAEGSGAHYIDNTSLPVSKGDLFFIPVGVSHVFRPSSIAQKKNLVVYNCIFTQEWLNQLFHSQLNGSKEEFNILFTQATEQSTWLSFKERNGEFQPLFERLHFEYNAHRSGFMTILQTCVAQLLVYMYRSKMDFTPEASKASLQDLDSLLAHIRGHCSSPISLTEAAARLSISERQLHRQLKKHTGMSFMEYVQHARIEACCQQLRTNAHKINDVAAGVGYQDMKFFNQLFKKMTGSTPSQYRQQHR